From the genome of Flavobacterium luteolum, one region includes:
- a CDS encoding lipoprotein signal peptidase has protein sequence MSLRKAYFLIFLVLIVDQLSKIYVKTNFVLGEEVVIADWFRIHFIENEGMAWGTKIPGEYGKLILTVFRIFAVFGIGWWLSDSIKKRHSTYLVVAIALIFAGAAGNIIDSVFYGVIFDDSTHNLATIFSPAPYGTWFHGLVVDMFYFPIWEGNLPEWLPLFGGKHFAFFNAIFNVADVAISTGVGILLVFNRRAFPKHT, from the coding sequence ATGTCATTACGAAAAGCGTATTTCCTTATATTTCTAGTTTTAATTGTTGATCAGCTTTCTAAAATTTATGTCAAAACAAATTTTGTTCTGGGCGAAGAAGTTGTAATTGCAGATTGGTTTAGAATTCATTTTATAGAAAACGAAGGAATGGCTTGGGGGACAAAAATACCTGGAGAATATGGAAAATTAATTCTAACGGTTTTTAGGATTTTTGCTGTTTTCGGAATTGGCTGGTGGCTTTCTGACTCTATAAAAAAACGTCACTCTACATATTTAGTTGTTGCCATTGCATTAATCTTTGCTGGAGCAGCAGGAAATATTATCGATTCTGTTTTCTACGGAGTTATTTTTGATGATAGTACTCATAATCTTGCGACAATTTTTTCTCCAGCCCCATACGGAACTTGGTTCCATGGTTTGGTAGTAGATATGTTCTATTTTCCTATTTGGGAAGGAAATCTTCCTGAATGGCTTCCTTTATTTGGAGGAAAACATTTTGCATTCTTTAATGCTATTTTTAATGTAGCCGATGTTGCAATTTCTACAGGTGTAGGCATACTTTTGGTTTTTAATAGAAGAGCTTTCCCAAAACACACATAA
- a CDS encoding roadblock/LC7 domain-containing protein — MNEITTTLNDFLVSTKSTAALILNGKGKLITSLNLDYGDSIAAMSAAILSMSEKFLIDLEKGSLKQLYLKSAEGVIVGNKISGSNFIVAFSKEGSNLALLMRSTEEVSAELSKNSLLK, encoded by the coding sequence ATGAATGAAATCACAACTACACTAAATGACTTCCTTGTCAGCACCAAATCTACTGCAGCATTAATTTTAAACGGAAAAGGAAAACTCATTACCTCCTTAAATCTTGACTATGGCGACAGTATTGCCGCAATGAGCGCAGCTATTTTATCTATGAGCGAAAAATTCTTAATTGATTTAGAAAAAGGCTCTTTAAAACAATTATACCTAAAAAGCGCCGAAGGCGTTATTGTTGGAAACAAAATAAGCGGTTCTAACTTTATCGTTGCTTTTTCTAAAGAAGGAAGCAATCTAGCATTATTAATGCGTTCTACAGAAGAAGTTTCTGCTGAATTAAGCAAAAATTCACTATTGAAATAA
- a CDS encoding TraR/DksA family transcriptional regulator, whose product MIDEITRYSDADLAEFKEIIQAKIKKAQEDLDLIKSAYMNDLNNGTDDTSPTFKAFEEGSETMSKEANSQLAIRQEKFIRDLKNALFRVENKTYGICKVTGKLISKERLKIVPHATMSIEAKNLQR is encoded by the coding sequence ATGATAGATGAAATTACAAGATACTCAGACGCTGACTTAGCGGAGTTCAAAGAAATAATCCAAGCAAAAATTAAAAAAGCACAAGAAGATCTTGATTTGATCAAAAGTGCCTATATGAACGATTTGAATAACGGAACTGACGATACTTCTCCAACATTTAAAGCTTTTGAAGAAGGAAGTGAGACCATGTCAAAAGAAGCAAATTCTCAGTTGGCTATCAGGCAAGAGAAATTCATTCGTGACTTAAAAAACGCTTTATTCCGTGTTGAAAATAAAACATACGGTATTTGTAAAGTAACAGGTAAATTAATCAGCAAAGAAAGGCTTAAAATCGTTCCTCATGCAACAATGAGCATCGAAGCTAAAAATTTGCAGAGATAA